A stretch of the Bacillus sp. B-jedd genome encodes the following:
- a CDS encoding YlmC/YmxH family sporulation protein, translating into MVRISDFQMKDVINVADGKKLGNVTDIDINLNTGKIQAVVIGGMGKVLGLFGKEEDTVIPWSNILKIGQDVILVRVAGIPIQSTPEGQENTVS; encoded by the coding sequence ATGGTGAGAATTTCTGATTTTCAAATGAAGGATGTTATCAACGTAGCAGACGGCAAAAAACTCGGGAATGTAACGGATATAGACATTAATTTAAATACCGGAAAAATACAGGCAGTAGTGATAGGCGGAATGGGCAAGGTATTGGGCCTGTTTGGGAAAGAGGAAGATACGGTCATTCCCTGGTCGAATATATTGAAGATCGGCCAGGATGTCATCCTTGTCCGGGTGGCAGGCATTCCAATCCAGTCAACCCCGGAAGGACAGGAAAACACTGTCAGTTAG
- the pgeF gene encoding peptidoglycan editing factor PgeF, producing MEPFLLTNQSTYFLDKWMKIHPGLTAGFSSRNGGSGSREYGSLNTGFHVGDDPLIVRRNRELIAEEAGFGLEDMVGSEQTHGINIIKADSRHKGKGAAEYSTALKDTDGLYTKEPGLLLTMCFADCVPLYFFHPNSKMAGIAHAGWKGTVHGIGPEMVRLWGEEGIRPEEIFAAIGPSICKKCYIVDDYVIGFVENRLEHVEKKPYNQISPGQYSLDLKEMNRLLLIEAGIPEKNIAETGLCSSCGGENFFSHRRDKGKTGRMLGFIGWKEGL from the coding sequence ATGGAACCATTTTTATTAACAAATCAGTCGACTTATTTTCTGGACAAATGGATGAAAATACACCCCGGCTTAACTGCTGGTTTTTCTTCCCGCAATGGCGGTTCAGGCAGCAGAGAATACGGAAGCCTGAACACAGGCTTCCATGTTGGTGATGACCCACTCATCGTAAGAAGAAACAGGGAGCTGATCGCTGAGGAGGCCGGGTTTGGGCTCGAGGATATGGTCGGAAGCGAGCAGACACACGGGATAAACATAATCAAGGCTGATAGCCGCCATAAAGGCAAGGGAGCGGCCGAATACAGCACAGCCTTAAAAGATACGGACGGGTTATATACAAAGGAACCGGGGCTTTTGCTTACCATGTGCTTCGCTGATTGCGTTCCGCTATATTTCTTCCATCCCAACAGCAAGATGGCGGGGATAGCCCATGCCGGCTGGAAAGGGACTGTTCATGGAATTGGGCCTGAAATGGTCAGGCTATGGGGAGAAGAAGGTATACGCCCGGAGGAGATTTTTGCCGCTATAGGACCATCAATCTGCAAAAAATGTTATATTGTTGATGACTATGTTATCGGTTTTGTAGAAAATAGACTAGAACATGTCGAAAAAAAACCATATAATCAAATTAGTCCCGGCCAATATTCCCTTGATTTAAAAGAAATGAACAGATTGCTCCTGATTGAGGCGGGGATTCCGGAAAAGAATATCGCCGAAACTGGTTTATGTTCAAGCTGCGGAGGAGAGAACTTTTTCTCCCACCGAAGGGATAAAGGGAAGACTGGAAGGATGCTTGGTTTTATTGGCTGGAAGGAGGGTCTTTGA
- a CDS encoding YggS family pyridoxal phosphate-dependent enzyme, translating to MGVSGNLRDINSKIKSACLKANRDPEDVRIIAVTKYVSKEKALEAVEAGIADIGENRDEGFLEKWEFLNGKASFHFIGSLQTRKVKNIIGKADYIHSLDRLSLAEEINKRATEPVKCLVQVNVSGEESKHGLNPSGVVDFIKELVEYKNIHVEGLMTMAPLTDDREKLRKCFRDLRILRDHIKNLRLAHAPCEELSMGMSNDYTIAIEEGATMIRIGTALVGENDSEVQKNEH from the coding sequence ATGGGGGTATCAGGTAATCTAAGGGATATTAACAGCAAGATAAAAAGTGCCTGCCTTAAAGCTAACAGGGATCCTGAGGATGTAAGGATTATAGCTGTCACGAAATATGTCAGTAAAGAGAAGGCATTGGAAGCAGTTGAAGCGGGAATTGCCGATATTGGCGAAAACCGGGATGAAGGCTTTTTGGAGAAATGGGAATTTTTAAACGGAAAGGCCTCTTTTCATTTCATCGGATCGCTGCAGACCCGAAAAGTTAAGAACATTATCGGCAAGGCTGATTATATCCATTCATTGGACAGGCTGTCCTTGGCAGAAGAAATCAACAAGCGGGCTACAGAACCTGTTAAATGCCTTGTACAGGTAAATGTATCGGGGGAAGAGTCGAAACATGGGTTGAATCCTTCAGGTGTTGTGGACTTCATCAAAGAACTTGTGGAATATAAAAATATCCATGTCGAGGGATTGATGACCATGGCGCCCCTCACCGATGATCGAGAAAAGCTCCGAAAATGTTTCAGGGATTTGAGAATCCTGAGGGATCATATCAAGAATTTGAGGCTGGCACATGCTCCGTGTGAGGAACTGTCGATGGGAATGTCCAATGATTATACAATTGCAATTGAAGAAGGGGCAACGATGATCCGGATCGGTACAGCACTGGTCGGAGAAAATGATTCGGAGGTGCAAAAAAATGAGCATTAA
- a CDS encoding cell division protein SepF gives MSIKSKFKTFFFLDDQYDEEEEYVEEAEPLRAQKHQPARQTQNVVSLQSVQKSSNSKVVLIEPRMYSEAQEIADHLKNKRAVVVNLQRIDHDQAKRIVDFLSGTVYAIGGDIQKIGLSIFLCTPDNVEVSGNISELMQEQDFSDKRW, from the coding sequence ATGAGCATTAAGTCAAAATTTAAAACTTTCTTTTTCCTGGATGATCAATACGACGAAGAAGAGGAATACGTGGAAGAGGCGGAGCCGCTCAGGGCGCAAAAGCATCAGCCTGCCAGGCAAACACAGAATGTCGTGAGCCTGCAGAGTGTTCAGAAATCGTCTAATTCAAAGGTAGTATTAATTGAACCAAGAATGTATTCAGAGGCACAGGAAATCGCCGACCACCTGAAAAACAAGAGAGCGGTGGTTGTCAATCTGCAGCGGATTGACCACGACCAAGCGAAAAGGATCGTAGACTTCCTTAGCGGCACAGTCTATGCAATTGGTGGGGACATCCAGAAAATCGGGCTCAGCATTTTTCTTTGTACCCCCGATAATGTAGAGGTTTCCGGAAACATTTCAGAGTTGATGCAGGAGCAAGATTTTTCTGATAAGAGGTGGTAA